In the genome of Paenibacillus pabuli, one region contains:
- a CDS encoding TVP38/TMEM64 family protein gives MRKWLWLLLYVLLAGVTFIYRYELLAWTDLHQSIPLLLAMATLFALVPVIPYKIVIIAFGYSYGTATAAWICWLGTTFAALLVYTGARTIFRNQARSYLERIRGLNRFTTWMEAHPFMGIMSMRLLPVVPQMAVNIYAGITYTPFWVFMVATAIGKLPAIFVFAYAGAQAESSIWFSLIILAGYLVFMTIILILFRLRSRKKV, from the coding sequence TTGCGAAAATGGTTATGGCTCCTCCTATATGTTTTACTTGCCGGAGTCACGTTTATTTACAGATATGAACTGCTGGCCTGGACCGATCTGCATCAGTCCATCCCACTTTTACTCGCCATGGCGACGTTGTTTGCTCTTGTACCCGTAATTCCGTATAAAATCGTCATTATTGCCTTTGGCTACAGTTACGGTACTGCAACAGCAGCTTGGATATGCTGGCTTGGGACCACATTTGCTGCACTGCTGGTATACACCGGAGCAAGAACGATATTCCGAAATCAGGCCAGATCCTATCTCGAACGCATTCGGGGTTTGAATCGATTTACAACATGGATGGAGGCTCATCCCTTCATGGGTATCATGTCTATGCGACTACTGCCCGTCGTGCCCCAAATGGCGGTTAATATCTATGCCGGCATTACCTACACCCCATTCTGGGTGTTCATGGTTGCAACGGCGATTGGCAAACTGCCTGCGATTTTTGTTTTTGCCTACGCGGGTGCACAGGCAGAATCATCAATCTGGTTTAGTCTGATCATCCTTGCCGGTTATCTGGTATTCATGACGATAATATTGATCTTGTTTCGCTTGCGCTCTCGTAAAAAAGTCTAA
- the msrA gene encoding peptide-methionine (S)-S-oxide reductase MsrA: MEQHSSEKATFAGGCFWCMVSPFEELPGIHKIVSGYTGGHTENPTYEEVCSETTGHVEAVQITFDPAIFPYEKLVELFWQQIDPTDTGGQFHDRGSSYQTAIFYHSEEQRQIAEASKAALAESGRFDKPIFTPILPAKTFYEAEEHHQGYHHKNPAHYKRYRKGSGREDFIEQNWSGKVDKEGLKERLTPLQYEVTQNNATEPAFHNEFWDHHGDGIYVDIVSGEPLFSSTDKYDSGCGWPSFTRPLRDYNVKEKTDLSHFMIRTEVRSREGDSHLGHLFNDGPAEAGGMRYCINSAALRFVAKEDLEKEGYGEYKVLFE, encoded by the coding sequence ATGGAACAACATTCAAGTGAAAAAGCTACTTTTGCAGGCGGGTGCTTCTGGTGTATGGTGTCCCCCTTCGAGGAACTACCCGGTATTCATAAGATTGTATCGGGTTATACAGGAGGACATACGGAGAACCCAACATATGAGGAGGTCTGCTCGGAAACGACAGGTCATGTAGAGGCTGTTCAAATTACGTTCGACCCGGCCATCTTCCCATATGAGAAGCTCGTTGAATTGTTCTGGCAGCAGATCGACCCAACAGATACGGGTGGACAATTCCATGACCGCGGTTCATCTTATCAGACGGCCATCTTCTATCACAGTGAAGAACAACGCCAGATCGCAGAAGCTTCCAAAGCAGCTTTGGCAGAAAGCGGACGTTTTGACAAACCCATTTTCACACCGATTTTGCCAGCGAAAACGTTCTATGAAGCAGAGGAGCATCACCAAGGTTACCATCACAAAAACCCTGCGCATTACAAACGGTATCGTAAAGGCTCTGGACGGGAAGACTTTATTGAACAGAACTGGTCCGGCAAAGTGGATAAAGAGGGCCTGAAAGAGCGTCTGACGCCGCTGCAATACGAAGTTACCCAGAACAACGCAACCGAACCAGCGTTCCATAACGAGTTCTGGGATCACCACGGTGACGGAATCTATGTGGATATCGTGTCCGGTGAGCCATTGTTCAGTTCCACCGACAAATACGATTCCGGCTGCGGCTGGCCGAGCTTCACCCGTCCACTTCGTGACTATAATGTTAAGGAAAAAACCGATCTTAGCCACTTCATGATTCGTACTGAAGTGAGAAGTCGTGAAGGCGATTCCCATCTGGGTCACCTGTTCAACGACGGCCCTGCCGAAGCGGGTGGAATGCGTTATTGCATCAATTCCGCTGCCCTGCGTTTTGTAGCCAAAGAGGATCTGGAAAAAGAAGGTTATGGCGAATACAAAGTACTGTTTGAATAA